In Solanum lycopersicum chromosome 5, SLM_r2.1, the following are encoded in one genomic region:
- the LOC101260139 gene encoding HMG-Y-related protein B: protein MATQSFNQFPSYPEMIYEALDELNQEGGANKSSISKYIETKYGDLNEDLSKMLPLHLDNMKQNGDLIFLKNNYIKPGPDVPAKRGRGRPPKPKAPLPPGAVESVEPASPRPRGRPRKDPNAPPSSKKPKPESVAGGPNSTNLGSTTGRPRGRPRKVRPQPAHDDDDDDIEEC from the exons ATGGCTACTCAAAGCTTCAACCAGTTCCCTTCATACCCTGAG ATGATTTATGAAGCTCTTGATGAACTAAATCAAGAAGGGGGtgcaaacaagtcatcaataagCAAGTACATTGAAACAAAGTATGGAGATCTGAATGAAGATCTTTCAAAGATGCTACCTTTACATTTGGACAACATGAAGCAAAATGGAGATCTGATTTTCCTCAAGAACAATTACATCAAACCTGGTCCAGATGTTCCAGCAAAGAGGGGTCGTGGTAGGCCACCAAAACCCAAAGCTCCATTGCCTCCTGGTGCTGTTGAATCTGTTGAACCTGCATCACCAAGGCCAAGAGGGCGCCCAAGAAAAGACCCTAATGCACCACCTAGTTCCAAGAAGCCAAAGCCAGAATCTGTTGCTGGAGGTCCCAATTCAACAAATCTTGGTTCTACTACTGGAAGGCCTAGGGGTAGGCCTAGGAAAGTTAGGCCACAGCCTGctcatgatgatgatgatgatgatattgagGAATGCTGA